The sequence TCCTCGTTTGTAAATTTTCTTTACTAAGTTTGGAACATCAGATTTCAGATAAATCAATAAATCTGGAGCCGAAACAAAGGTTTTCATCAAATCAAAAAGAGATGAATAGTTTTTATAATCTCTGTCTGACAAAAGCTTCATGTCGTTCAGGTTTTCTGCAAAAATATGGGCATCTTCGTAAATCGTACGATCTTGAATAATATTTTTCCCACTGTCTCTGATTTCTTTTACCTGACGGAATCTACTTCCCAAAAAATAAACCTGAAGTGCAAAACTCCACTTGCTCATATCTGCGTAAAAATCTTCCAAATAAGGATTGTGATCTACATCCTCAAACTGCGCATCCCAGCCATAATGCTTTGCCAACATCGTCGTCAGCGTAGTCTTTCCTGCTCCAATATTTCCTGTAACTGCAATGTGCATATTCCTTCTTCTATTTATTTTTAAACTTTATCTTCTTTAAAAACCTAATTCCTGAATTTCTTCTAAAAGTTTGAGCATATCGGGTTGTTCAGACTGCTCTTTCATCAATTCATCCACTGTTTTTCCGTATCGTTTTTCGGAGTTTCAGGAGCTGTTTGTTTTTTAGAATCCTTTTGGTTTTCCAAGTTGTAAAGATAAAGTTTGTTGCCTTTGATTTCAAAATAAGCGAGCGAATTTTTTTCCACAATTTGCACATCGGGATCTTCGAATATTTTGACCAATTCTTTATCCGGAATATATTTAAAAACAGAATTTTGAGCCACAATTAAAACAAACTCATTTTCTCTCCTCAATCTTTTGCCGTTTTCAACAGGAGCTTCATAAAGTTTTTCAAATTTTAAATTATAAATTTTGAATTGATTTTTTGTTAAAATATAGACCTTATTTTCGTACACCAAAAGATCAATCAGATCATCAAAACTGGCATCAAAAGGATATGAATTGATTGTTGTATCATTTCGGAAATTATATTGAAGAAGCCGTTTTGTGCTTTCATCCAGCAGCCAAATCTGCTGTAGATCTTCTGCATAAGCATGTTTGATAAAGGTAAATTTCTGTTTGAAGTCTATTTTTTGAATTTCATTTAAATTCTGATCGACAAATTTCATTTCCTGAGCATTTTCAGAAAAAAGGGCGATACTCAAAGGGTTTTGAACACCCTGAACTCTGAATGGGACTGTAAACATCAATTTACCAAGCTGTTTACCAACAGAATCGTATTTTGTGAAACTAAAATCTTTGTTTTTGTAGAGATAAATATTTCCGTAATCATCAGCGAATAAATCTCGTACTTCTTTGATTCTGAGTGTATCAAAAGGAAGAACTCTCTGCGCAGAAAGTGTACAGAAAATGAAGATGAATAAGGCTGTGAATATTTTCAAAAAACTTTTTTACCAACGATAGCGCTCCAGAGGAACGCTACCAATTTACATACTTTATTTTATTTAAAAGAAATTGAGAATAATTTAAAATTATTTAATCTCAACTTCATAAATTTTCGGCCAGTTTTTACCTGTAATCACCATATTATCTCCTTTAAAAGCAATTCCGTTTAATACATTTTCTGTATTAGCTTTTGTGTACTGATCGGCAATTTGAGAAAAATCAAATTTACCAACCACTTCACCGTTTGCGGGATTGATTTTAAGAATAATATTTTTATGCCATACATTTGAGTAGATGAATCCTTTATGATACTCAAGTTCGTTAATCTGATCATAAACCTCAGAATTTCCGGCTACAGAAATAAATTTTTCCATTTTTGAGGGATCATTTGGATTTAGGAAATATATGTTTTTTGTACCATCTGAAACTATCAGATATTTTCCATCAGTCGTCATTCCCCAACCTTCACCAATTACATTTGGATAAGCAAATTCGCTGATCAGTTCAAAAGAGTTTTTATCATAAATAAAACCCTTTTTATCTCTATAAGTCAGCTGATATATTTTATTTCCAAGACTTGAAATTCCTTCAGAAAAAACATTATCCGGTTGTTTCGCTTCTTTTATAACCGCTTCACTTCCTAGATCATATTTCATAAATTTTGAAGCACCTTCCTGTCCTACACTTTCATAGACCGTATTCCCTTCCATATAGAACCCTTCTGTGAAACTTTTAGGATCGTGAGGATATTCTGCGACCAAAGTATAACTCATTTTCATTTCAGGATTTTTCGCAAAAACATTGATAGTTGCATCCTGCGTCAAAACCTCACCACCTTTTGTTTTGATATTAAAAGTGACCGCATTATCTCCGAGGGTAAAATATTTAGAATCTACCACCAGACTTGAAGTTTCTTTATCTCCAAAACTGATGCTGATGGCTTCTGCGTTATCTAAAACTTCTTTTGGAAGATCAAGTTTATCACCAAAATGATATCCTTTCGCCTCCATCGAGTTGTTATAATCTACTAATGAATTCAGTATCTCCTTATCTTTGTTACAAGATACGAACAGTAAAAGTGCTGCGAAGCCTGTAATTATTTTATTTTTCATTCTAATTTCTAAAAATATTTCTCCAAAAATAGCAAAATTTATTCCTCTTTACTAATTTCGTCGACAGCTTGCCCAAATTGTAATATATATCCGTTGTTATCAAAGATTGCAAACTCACGCATTCCCCATTCAAAAGTTTCTATTTTATAGCAAATTTTTGTGATCGTATTCAAATCTTTCCAGAGTTCATCTACATCATCAATATTAAAATAAAAAGAACCTGAAAAACAGATGTTACTGACATTTC comes from Chryseobacterium sp. 3008163 and encodes:
- a CDS encoding VOC family protein, which codes for MKFHSLMPVIWTKNLEESIGFYTHILGFSLVDANIEAHWAFLMKNKVQIMLTLPNEHGNVSNICFSGSFYFNIDDVDELWKDLNTITKICYKIETFEWGMREFAIFDNNGYILQFGQAVDEISKEE
- a CDS encoding glutaminyl-peptide cyclotransferase — translated: MKNKIITGFAALLLFVSCNKDKEILNSLVDYNNSMEAKGYHFGDKLDLPKEVLDNAEAISISFGDKETSSLVVDSKYFTLGDNAVTFNIKTKGGEVLTQDATINVFAKNPEMKMSYTLVAEYPHDPKSFTEGFYMEGNTVYESVGQEGASKFMKYDLGSEAVIKEAKQPDNVFSEGISSLGNKIYQLTYRDKKGFIYDKNSFELISEFAYPNVIGEGWGMTTDGKYLIVSDGTKNIYFLNPNDPSKMEKFISVAGNSEVYDQINELEYHKGFIYSNVWHKNIILKINPANGEVVGKFDFSQIADQYTKANTENVLNGIAFKGDNMVITGKNWPKIYEVEIK